The nucleotide sequence AGAATGCCGAAGCCGTAAGAAACGACGAACCAAACGATCAGCACGTTTCTGATCAGGCTCAGTGTTGCAGTACAATACCCTGCGCTATCGTGTTGCATAAAAGCCTCCTCTCTCCGTAAAAATGGTTATTTCCTGCGAAACCTTAAGTTGAAGTGCTCGACCCGGTTGTTGGTTCGGGCCATGGTCGTTTATCATAAATTTTTTTACCCCCTTTCCCCAAAAGGTGACTTCCCGTTAAAAGTTATCCCGGTTCAAGCAGTCCCCGAGGTAGCCGAGCTTAGATGAAATGGTGTTCCCTGCCTCCTGAAGGCGGGGAAGAAACATCGATTCAATTTTCTCCTGTGACAGGCGAAAGTCCGGTCCGACAAAGCACAAGGAGGCCTGCAGTTCCCCTCCGGAACTGAAGAGAGGGACGGCTGCGCTGGCAATTCCATCCCCCATGGCGCCCTGATCGATGCAAAACCCCTGCAAGCGCACCTTGCCGAGACTCTCTGCCAGGGAGGGCCACTCGGCCTTGGCTTCTCCGTCGGCGGGGGTGCAGGCGAGCAGCACCTTGCCGGCGGCAGGAATCTCTACGGGATATCGCTTGCCGACCAGGGAGATGATCTTGACCTGCTGACTGGTGTCGACCATGTCGAGAAACAGCACGTCCGAGCCCCGCCTGACCGTGATATAGGCCGCTTCGTCGCACTCCCGGACCATCCTCTCCATAACCGGCCGCGCCTTGCGGAGCAGGCCCATGCGGGAGAGAAACTTCTGCCCGATTTCATAGGCCGAGAGTCCGAGGCGGTACTTGCCGGAGCCCTTTTCCTTCTCTACGTACCCCCGATTTTCAAAGGTCGCAAGAAGCCTGAAAACGCTCGTCTTGTTCATGCCCAGTCGCTCACTCAGGCGCGAAATCCGGACCTCGTCTCCTTCGTCGCAGAGGGCCTCAAGGACATCGAGGGCATTGTCCACTGACTGGATGGAATATGAATCTTTTTCTCGCACGGACAAGGGCAGGCTCCTTGAATCTTGTTTCGGGAAGGTTGACCCCAGAGAAAATCCCTGGCGTGGCGCCTCCATGTAAAGCCGTTTTAAAAGGTTCATGCGAATCCACCTAACGCATCGCCATGGTCCAAAAGTAATACAGCGTTTTATTGTTGTCAACGCTATAATGGCAAAAAAAATTGGGTTTTTTTATCAACAGCGATTTCAAATAGTTATAGCTTTCAACAAACCCCAAAAAACAACAAAGATGTTTTACAGAGAGCATTTTTTCCCACACCTATCATCCCTCAAAAGATAAAATGTAACGTGTTTTGGGTTTTTTAAGAAAATATCGTTTTACCCCGGGAGAAAAAATATGGTGAGCCTGCTCAGGCTTAGATACGGAGTCGAGATTCAAATCTCGCCCCTTTCGAGGCTGTCTATTAATAAAAAAGGGACCGAGGCGGTCAGAAAAGACCCGGAATAAAATGAAGTTTACCTCAGAGAAATGACTTTGCATCACGCATAACGGTTATTCTCCAGAAAGCTGGTTTTTTTTAAAGTTTTACCTAGGGGGCCAGCAAGGGATGGGCGTCTGCCGTCCAAGGCGCGGACCGGCCCAATATCAAAAAGGGCGAAGAGGGGCGGGGTGGCAATGCGGCGGGAGTCTGTTTCGGGGCAGGATGCGGCCTTTTCCGTAATGCTTCGAACGAGAGAACTATCAGGACTTACAGGGGACAGCGGGGCCCCGGGCGCAAGGCATAGGGCCGGGCCGCCTCGCCTTCCAATCGCTCTCTTTTTCCCGGGGTCAGTCGCAACGGGGGATAGGGCGTATCGCTTTTACTCCTGAAGCTGCAAAAGTTTTTGCCTTCACAAAAGAAGCTTCAGCGGGCCGTTTGAGGGGCGAGGAGCAGAGCAACAAAAAAGGCGGCCGAAGCCGCCTTTTCATCGTCGCAACTTATCCCAGCCCTCAGTCTCGCTCGCCGACATAAACCGTTGCGATACCGAAGGTCTGGTCGAAATGCCGGAGACGGGTGAAGCCGGCCTCCGCCATAAGGGCCATGAAAGACTCCTGGTCGGGAAACTCAAGGACGGAGTCGGGCAGGTACTGATAGGCGCTGCGCCTGGAGATCAGGCCACCGACAAAGGGGAGGATGCGACGAAAGTAGAAGTGATAGAGCGCCTTGAAGAGGCGGCTGCGGGGATTGGAAAACTCGAGAATCACCGCGCGGCCGCCCGGCTTCAGGACCCGGTGCATCTCCCGGAGACCGGCCGGTCGATCGACCACGTTGCGAATGCCGAAGGCGATGGTGACGCCATCGAAGGTGCGCGAGGGGTGGGGCATCGCCTCGCAGGGAGCGTTGACCAGGGAGATCCGGGAGCGGTGGGGGGACTCGGCGATCTTCTCCTTGCCCAGAACCAGCATCCCCTGGGTAAAGTCCTCGCCGACGATATGCACCGACTCGGGGGTCTGGGTGGCGATCTCCAGGGCCACGTCCCCGGTCCCCGTCGCCACGTCGAGAACCTTCCCCCCCTCCGGAATCTGCAACTGCCTCACTGCAAAGGTGCGCCAGCGGCGGTCGATGCCCAAAGAGAGCACGCGGTTGAGCAGATCGTAACGCGGGGCGATGGCGTCGAACATCTCCCGGATGCCGCGCCCCTTTTCCGAGATGTGGAACATAGGCTCCTCTTTTGGCTTCAGCGCCAGCGCGCGGTAAAAATCAGCGGGCAATTCTTAACACATCCCCTTCTGACCTGTCAGCAAAAAAAGCCCCTTTTTCCAGAGACGTGGCCCATGTATACTGGCGACGCCCGACGCACCAACAGCCCCTGCCCCAGGAGAAAGAAACGACCGATGCTCCCCCTCCTTGTCACCGCCGCGATCATTCGGAAAGAGAAACAGGTGCTCATCACCCGCCGCCCCGAAGGAAGTCGCCATGCGGGCCTGTGGGAATTCCCCGGCGGCAAACTGGACGACGACGCGTCTCCCCAGGACTGCCTGAGGCGGGAGATCCGCGAGGAACTCGACCTCGAGGTGGCCGTCGGCCCCATTTTGGAAGTCGCCTACTACCGCTACGATTGGGGTCCCGTGCTGGTGCTGGCCTTTGAATGCCGTCCCCTGGGCAACCGCATCCGCAACCTGGAAGTCGCCGAGCACCGCTGGGTTCGCCCCGAAGCCCTCGCCGACTTCGACATCCTCCCCGCCGACCGACCCATCATCGAAAAGCTTCTTTGCTCCTGATCGACCCCGTTGCAGGAACGTGTCGTCCCCGCCCGCTACGGCTTCATCCTCTTTCGCGGTCTGCCCTCTCCCCGAAGTATCAACTTCACCCCTTTTGACCCCAGGAGGATGACCTCACCTCCAACCATTGGAGTCACCCACCTCACTATTTTACCCCTTGAAAAGCAATAAATCGTTGACAAAATAAAACGATGTATTATTTTCTTACAGATAGCGAAACGATAAAGGCCCGGAAAAGGACCAGCCTGTGCGCCACGGCAGCGACAGCCACCTCCGCCCGGCTGTGCCCCAGAGGAGCTGACCATTGCACTTCGACGGTAAAGACCCACACTCCATTCAGGCCGTGGAAAACACCCTCGACGTTCTGGAGGCCTTGAGCGAAGCGGGGGACGAGGTCCGGCTCTCCAGCCTGAGCGAAAAACTGGACATGAGCAAGGCGAGCGTCATTCGCCTGTTGACGGCCTTTGAATACCGAGGCTATGTGGAGAGGAGAAAGGAATCGGACAGTTACCGACTCGGCCTCTCCGCCTACGAGATGGGAAAGAAGCTCCTCTCCCGCATGAGCCTTCGGCCCTAGCCTTGCCCCTCTTGAAAAGCATTGCGCCCCAGGGGGCAAGGACCCCAAGGAGATAAGCATGGCCGCAAACGACCGCGTGTACGTCAACTTTTTCAAGCCCTCATCCCAGAGCATGAAGGCGGAGGTGGGTGTTGCTTCGACCGTCATCATCATCTTGTTTCTCCTGAGCTACGGTATTCCGATCGTGATCTGGCTTGCCGGCCTGGGCGACCCCGAAGGGCTTGGCCAGTCCTTCATCACCGAGACGCGCTTCCTCGGTTTCCCTCTCCACTACTGGCTGGTCGCTCAGGGTTGCACCATCGGCTACGTCCTGCTGTGCAAGCTCTACTGCATCCTTTGGGACCGCAAGATCACCCCTATCCGCAGGGCGGCAAAGTAGCCGGACAGACAGGAGTTTCCCGCATGACCAAACGATTCGGCCAAGCCTGCCTGGCCCTCTCTCTCGTCCTCGGCTCGGCGGGTCTGGCCTTTGCAGCCGAGACCGCCGGGCAGGAGCTTTTCCAGGTGGAGAAGGGCTTCAAGCTCATCCCTGCCGTCATCATGGTCGCCTTGCTGTGCGTCTATATCGGCGTCGGGTTCCTCTCAAAGGTCTCCGAGACATCGGGGTACTGGGTCGCCGGGCGCGGCATCGGCAAACTCGGCAACGGCGCCGCCATCGCCTCGGACTGGATGAGCGCCGCCTCCTTCATGGGCGTCGCCGGCCTGCTCTACCTCAAAGGCTGGTTCGGCCTCGGGTACATCATCGGCTGGACCGGGGGCTACGTCCTGCTGCTCTGCCTCATCGCCGCCCAAATCCGCCGCTTCGGCAAGTACACCATCCCCGAGTTTCTCGGCGACCGCTATGACAGCCACACGGTGCGCCTGATCGCCGCCACGGTGACCGTCATCATCGCCATCACCTACTCGACCGCCCAGTTCAAGGGAATCGGCCTGATCTGCGGCTGGATCTTCGGCTTCAGCTATGTCGGCTCGGTCTTCTTCGCCGCCGGCGTCGTCTGCGCCTACATGCTCCTTTCGGGGATGGCCGGGGTGACACGCAACCAGCAGATCCAATACGTCGTCCTCATCTCCGCCTTCATGATCCCCATCTGGGTCCTCATCAAGAAGGCCGGCGGAGCAGGCATCCTTCCCCAGATCGAGTACGGCGGCATCCTCTCGGGGATGATGGAGGGCAAAGTGGTCACGGGCCAGCTCGGGGCCGACCGGGCCGCCGAACTGAAAAACCTCTACCTGCCCTGGGCAAAGGGGGACCTCTACCACTTCATCGCCCTGGTCTTCACCCTCATGGTCGGCACCGCCGGCCTGCCCCACATCATGATCCGCTTCTACACCGTCAAGAACGAGGACGTCGCCCGCAAGAGCGTTCTCTGGGGTCTCTTCTTCATCGGCCTGCTCTACTGGTCCTCCCCCGTCTACGCCGCCATGGGCCAGTTCTGGAACCCCCTCGGCGGCAAGGCCGTTGCCGACGTCATCATCCTTTCGGCCCCCGAGCGCGCCGGCCTGGGAATCGCCTTCATCGGCTACCTCGCCTCGGGCGCCATGGCCGCCGGCCTCTCCACCGTCGCCGGCCTTCTCGTCGCCGGGGCCTCGGCCA is from Desulfuromonas sp. and encodes:
- a CDS encoding (deoxy)nucleoside triphosphate pyrophosphohydrolase produces the protein MLPLLVTAAIIRKEKQVLITRRPEGSRHAGLWEFPGGKLDDDASPQDCLRREIREELDLEVAVGPILEVAYYRYDWGPVLVLAFECRPLGNRIRNLEVAEHRWVRPEALADFDILPADRPIIEKLLCS
- a CDS encoding sodium/substrate symporter small subunit → MAANDRVYVNFFKPSSQSMKAEVGVASTVIIILFLLSYGIPIVIWLAGLGDPEGLGQSFITETRFLGFPLHYWLVAQGCTIGYVLLCKLYCILWDRKITPIRRAAK
- the ubiE gene encoding bifunctional demethylmenaquinone methyltransferase/2-methoxy-6-polyprenyl-1,4-benzoquinol methylase UbiE yields the protein MFHISEKGRGIREMFDAIAPRYDLLNRVLSLGIDRRWRTFAVRQLQIPEGGKVLDVATGTGDVALEIATQTPESVHIVGEDFTQGMLVLGKEKIAESPHRSRISLVNAPCEAMPHPSRTFDGVTIAFGIRNVVDRPAGLREMHRVLKPGGRAVILEFSNPRSRLFKALYHFYFRRILPFVGGLISRRSAYQYLPDSVLEFPDQESFMALMAEAGFTRLRHFDQTFGIATVYVGERD
- a CDS encoding helix-turn-helix domain-containing protein, with protein sequence MHFDGKDPHSIQAVENTLDVLEALSEAGDEVRLSSLSEKLDMSKASVIRLLTAFEYRGYVERRKESDSYRLGLSAYEMGKKLLSRMSLRP
- a CDS encoding VC_2705 family sodium/solute symporter, translating into MTKRFGQACLALSLVLGSAGLAFAAETAGQELFQVEKGFKLIPAVIMVALLCVYIGVGFLSKVSETSGYWVAGRGIGKLGNGAAIASDWMSAASFMGVAGLLYLKGWFGLGYIIGWTGGYVLLLCLIAAQIRRFGKYTIPEFLGDRYDSHTVRLIAATVTVIIAITYSTAQFKGIGLICGWIFGFSYVGSVFFAAGVVCAYMLLSGMAGVTRNQQIQYVVLISAFMIPIWVLIKKAGGAGILPQIEYGGILSGMMEGKVVTGQLGADRAAELKNLYLPWAKGDLYHFIALVFTLMVGTAGLPHIMIRFYTVKNEDVARKSVLWGLFFIGLLYWSSPVYAAMGQFWNPLGGKAVADVIILSAPERAGLGIAFIGYLASGAMAAGLSTVAGLLVAGASAIAHDWYATVFKPDCTDMEALTVGRVFTAVLCGVVVITALNPPALIAQIVAMAFAIAGNTIFPVVVLGIWYSGSNKYGAMAGMFFGLGMTLLAMIGWIAKIPMFGAGGILPATSSALIVCPLAFLINIIVSNITAAKLSEESAARGDNILRKLHNLPGCEEDEKSKGSALAP
- a CDS encoding IclR family transcriptional regulator; its protein translation is MREKDSYSIQSVDNALDVLEALCDEGDEVRISRLSERLGMNKTSVFRLLATFENRGYVEKEKGSGKYRLGLSAYEIGQKFLSRMGLLRKARPVMERMVRECDEAAYITVRRGSDVLFLDMVDTSQQVKIISLVGKRYPVEIPAAGKVLLACTPADGEAKAEWPSLAESLGKVRLQGFCIDQGAMGDGIASAAVPLFSSGGELQASLCFVGPDFRLSQEKIESMFLPRLQEAGNTISSKLGYLGDCLNRDNF